A section of the Oryzias melastigma strain HK-1 linkage group LG14, ASM292280v2, whole genome shotgun sequence genome encodes:
- the cfap58 gene encoding cilia- and flagella-associated protein 58, whose protein sequence is MEEQKEDDASELVEQFQAVLTELAGDESVDKIRVEFEKLAHALKKSQDNEQRLMSKCRELNAEVVSSSTKVAAALKLSQEDETTMTSLKRELDKAWKMVDAAHEREKKDSETISLLREEISKLAHKSDQQTDTNRDQHSELLKKVEELTEERDQLLAKGEDLRRRLKEAHAAQQELEAQRENASQTLAQLQQELQVQQNDISREVRLKEKLDKEVQQLYTDMEAKSGEIKSLSLHVQKAKEEQQRLEVQLKEQRMLSDRTTKELEQMQTRKNKLQQEFEQLSSTKERLSVDNQQIANELKVREEEVTQMRQEISKQIKMRETAQKKFWQMEEQRADVEVQMEVLKAQTVALEKDLEAAKKQVETEKKAKDELTRERDILSKNVMKAVQSSEKQQHFLKLLELDKRSLEQEISGYQQEAQKQRKIIQQLEKERDRYIDESSGLMQKVQQRMNDVKVKDVEIFDWKKKAAEAESKLKQQESLLESVMSERNLCSKNIAEAQDEIVELKRRIRTMSNQVSQLKEEVSIKKQDYASSVAEHKRLEKDNENLKEELQSLKLQLEETKQHLDSQRAEHQKLQKIISDNDGENIRMKGQLQQVMGERDSLGKQLLHRNDERSLLYEKIRIQQSILGKGDFHYKQRLEDIRLLKLEIRRLQGKKSLMDRTVPHTEELRQELLHLQKELIRERVRNSALEEQLKPINIHRWRQLEGGDPGKYMLIQKIQCLQKRLITKTQELEERELLLQEKEKLYVELKNILARRPGPEAAEQLWQYEFTIRDRSKKLKVLTAELRMLDSEMNEYKSENQRLSSELANVKKKYLCQKKLCSEQRARPKLEQLEPLPQLSSRTHFTGGGFRLDNPVKPLQPL, encoded by the exons ATGGAG GAACAAAAGGAAGACGATGCTTCTGAGCTGGTGGAGCAGTTTCAGGCGGTGCTGACGGAGTTGGCGGGGGACGAGAGCGTGGATAAGATCCGGGTGGAGTTTGAAAAGCTGGCCCACGCTCTCAAAAAGTCCCAGGACAATGAACAACGACTGATGTCTAAGTGCAGGGAGCTAAATGCAGAAGTTGTCTCGTCTTCAACCAAAGTGGCAGCCGCCCTGAAGCTGTCCCAGGAAGACGAGACAACTATGACGTCTTTGAAACGG GAGCTGGACAAAGCCTGGAAAATGGTGGACGCTGCTCACGAGCGAGAAAAGAAGGACAGCGAGACCATCAGCCTTCTGAGAGAGGAGATTTCCAAACTCGCACACAAAAGTGATCAACAAACTGACACCAACAGAGACCAGCACAG TGAACTCCTCAAAAAGGTTGAGGAGTTGACAGAGGAGAGGGATCAGCTGTTGGCAAAGGGGGAGGACCTGAGGAGGAGGCTGAAGGAGGCTCATGCAGCTCAGCAGGAGCTGGAGGCTCAGAGAGAGAACGCCTCCCAGACGCTCGCTCAG cttcagcaggagctgcaggtccaGCAGAATGACATCTCCCGTGAAGTGAGACTAAAGGAGAAGCTGGACAAAGAGGTGCAGCAGCTGTACACGGACATGGAGGCCAAGTCAGGAGAAATCAAATCTCTGAGTCTTCACGTCCAGAAGGccaaagaggagcagcagagactgGAAGTGCAGCTGAAAGAGCAAAGG ATGCTGAGCGATAGAACCACCAAGGAGCTGGAGCAGATGCAGACCAGGAAGAACAAGCTGCAGCAGGAGTTTGAGCAGCTGTCATCAACCAAAGAGCGCCTCTCTGTGGACAATCAACAGATCGCAAACGAGCTGAAG GTGAGAGAAGAGGAGGTGACTCAGATGCGTCAGGAAATTTCCAAACAAATCAAGATGAGAGAAACTGCGCAGAAGAAGTTCTGGCAGATGGAGGAGCAGAGGGCAGATGTGGAAGTCCAAATGGAGGTTCTGAAAGCTCAGACTGTAGCTCTGGAGAAAG ATCTTGAAGCAGCCAAAAAACAAgtggaaacagagaaaaaagctAAAGATGAGCTGACTCGAGAGAGAGACATCTTAAGCAAG AACGTGATGAAAGCTGTGCAGTCCAGTGAGAAACAGCAGCACTTCCTGAAGCTCCTGGAGCTGGATAAGAGGAGTCTGGAGCAGGAGATCAGCGGGTACCAGCAGGAGGCCCAGAAGCAGCGCAAGATCATCCAGCAGCTGGAGAAAGAACGGGACCGCTACATCGATGAGAGCAGCGGCCTCATGCAAAAG GTGCAGCAAAGAATGAATGATGTGAAAGTCAAAGATGTGGAGATATTCGACTGGAAGAAGAAGGCAGCAGAGGCAGAGAGCAAACTGAAGCAGCAGGAGAGCCTGCTGGAGTCGGTCATGTCTGAGAGGAACCTGTGCAGCAAAAACATCGCAGAGGCTCAG GACGAGATCGTAGAGTTGAAGAGAAGGATTAGGACAATGAGCAACCAGGTTTCCCAGCTGAAAGAAGAGGTCAGCATCAAAAAGCAGGACTATGCCAGCAGTGTAGCCGAGCACAAGCGCTTGGAGAAGGATAACGAGAACCTAAAG GAGGAGCTGCAGTCTCTGAAACTCCAGCTGGAGGAAACAAAGCAGCATTTAGACAGTCAAAGAGCTGaacaccaaaaactacaaaagatAATATCAGACAACGACGGCGAGAACATCAGAATGAAGGGACAGCTGCAGCAG GTGATGGGCGAGCGGGACAGCCTGGGCAAACAGCTTCTGCACAGAAATGATGAACGCTCACTTCTCTATGAGAAGATCAGGATCCAGCAGTCCATCCTGGGGAAGGGGGATTTCCACTACAAGCAGAGGCTGGAGGACATCCGCCTGCTCAAGCTGGAGATTAGGAGGCTGCAGGGCAAGAAGAGCCTGATGGACAGGACTGTGCCCCACACCGAGGAGCTGAG ACAGGAGCTGCTCCACCTGCAGAAAGAGCTGATCAGAGAACGAGTGAGGAACAGCGctctggaggagcagctgaagcCTATCAACATTCACAGATGGAGGCAGCTGGAG GGTGGTGATCCCGGTAAATACATGCTCATCCAGAAGATTCAGTGCTTGCAGAAGAGACTGATCACGAAAACCCAGGAGCTCGAGGAGCGggaacttctactgcag GAAAAGGAGAAGCTGTATGTGGAGCTGAAAAACATTCTGGCCAGGCGACCAGGTCCAGAAGCAGCTGAGCAGCTCTGGCAGTACGAGTTCACCATCAGAGACAGAAGCAAAAAGCTTAAG GTTCTGACAGCAGAACTGAGGATGCTCGACTCTGAGATGAACGAGTACAAAAGTGAGAACCAAAGACTCTCCAGTGAGCTGGCAAACGTTAAGAAGAAGTATCTCTGCCAGAAAAAACTCTGCAG TGAACAAAGAGCCAGACCCAAGCTGGAGCAGCTGGAACCACTGCCTCAGCTGAGCAGCAGAACGCACTTTACCGGAGGAGGCTTCAGGCTCGACAACCCTGTGAAACCGTTACAGCCTCTGTGA